The Actinobacillus equuli genome includes a window with the following:
- the crr gene encoding PTS glucose transporter subunit IIA, with protein sequence MGFFDKLFGSKQAAAKEVKVYAPLSGEIVNIEDVPDVVFSEKIVGDGVAIRPNGDTIVAPVNGTIGKIFETNHAFSIESDEGVELFVHFGIDTVELKGEGFTRVAQEGQSVKAGDPIIKFDLELLESKAKSVLTPVVISNMDEISNLDKKVGQVVAGESVVLTLTK encoded by the coding sequence ATGGGCTTTTTCGACAAATTATTTGGCTCAAAACAAGCAGCGGCAAAAGAGGTTAAAGTTTATGCGCCTCTTTCAGGTGAAATCGTAAACATCGAAGATGTACCAGATGTTGTTTTCTCTGAAAAAATCGTTGGTGACGGTGTTGCAATTCGTCCAAACGGTGACACAATCGTTGCGCCAGTAAACGGTACTATCGGTAAAATTTTCGAAACAAACCACGCATTCTCAATTGAATCTGATGAAGGTGTTGAATTATTCGTTCACTTCGGTATTGATACGGTTGAATTAAAAGGTGAAGGTTTTACCCGTGTAGCTCAAGAAGGCCAATCAGTAAAAGCTGGTGACCCGATTATTAAATTCGATTTAGAATTACTTGAAAGCAAAGCAAAATCAGTATTAACACCGGTTGTTATTTCTAATATGGATGAAATTAGTAACCTAGACAAAAAAGTCGGTCAAGTTGTTGCTGGTGAAAGCGTTGTATTAACATTAACTAAATAA
- the miaB gene encoding tRNA (N6-isopentenyl adenosine(37)-C2)-methylthiotransferase MiaB, with the protein MAKLHITTWGCQMNEYDSSKMADLLNSTHGLELTDKPEEADVLLLNTCSIREKAQEKVFSQLGRWKNWKKDKPNLIIGVGGCVASQEGEHIRERAPFVDIVFGPQTLHRLPEMINKIRGGDRAIVDISFPEIEKFDRLPEPRAEGPTAFVSIMEGCNKYCSFCVVPYTRGEEVSRPVDDVLFEIAQLAEQGVREVNLLGQNVNAYRGETFDGGICTFAELLRLVAAIDGIDRVRYTTSHPIEFTDDIIEVYRDTPELVSFLHLPIQSGADRVLTMMKRNHTALEYKAIIRKLREVRPNIQISSDFIVGFPGETAEDFEQTMKVIEQVNFDMSFSFIYSARPGTPAADLPDDISEEEKKERLARLQQRINHQAMQFSRAMLGTEQRVLVEGPSKKDIMELTGRTENNRIVNFQGTPDMIGKFVDIKITDVYTNSLRGDVVRTEDEMGLRVVESAASVIARTRKEDELGVGKYVVNL; encoded by the coding sequence ATGGCGAAATTACATATTACAACTTGGGGCTGCCAAATGAATGAGTACGACTCATCAAAAATGGCGGATCTTCTAAATTCTACTCACGGATTAGAACTGACCGATAAACCGGAAGAAGCGGACGTTTTATTACTTAATACCTGCTCAATTCGTGAAAAAGCACAAGAAAAAGTATTCTCGCAACTTGGTCGCTGGAAAAACTGGAAAAAAGATAAACCGAATCTGATTATTGGTGTTGGTGGTTGCGTGGCTTCACAGGAAGGCGAACACATTCGTGAACGTGCGCCATTTGTTGATATCGTATTCGGTCCACAAACTTTGCACCGTTTACCGGAAATGATCAACAAAATCCGTGGAGGAGACCGAGCGATCGTTGATATTTCTTTCCCGGAAATTGAAAAATTTGACCGCTTACCGGAACCTCGTGCTGAAGGCCCAACCGCTTTCGTTTCAATTATGGAAGGTTGTAATAAATACTGCTCATTCTGCGTAGTACCTTACACACGTGGTGAAGAAGTTTCTCGTCCGGTGGATGACGTATTATTTGAAATCGCACAATTAGCGGAACAAGGCGTACGCGAAGTGAACTTACTTGGTCAAAACGTAAATGCTTACCGTGGTGAAACCTTTGACGGCGGCATCTGCACATTTGCCGAATTGCTTCGTTTAGTCGCTGCGATTGACGGTATCGACCGTGTACGCTATACCACTAGCCACCCGATTGAATTTACCGATGACATCATTGAAGTTTATCGTGACACACCTGAATTAGTGAGCTTCTTACACTTACCGATTCAAAGCGGTGCGGATCGTGTATTAACCATGATGAAACGTAATCATACGGCATTAGAATATAAAGCGATCATTCGTAAATTACGTGAAGTTCGTCCGAATATTCAGATCAGTTCAGACTTTATCGTTGGCTTCCCGGGTGAAACGGCGGAAGACTTCGAACAAACGATGAAAGTGATCGAACAAGTAAACTTTGATATGAGCTTCAGCTTTATCTACTCTGCTCGCCCGGGTACACCGGCAGCTGACTTACCGGATGATATTTCGGAAGAAGAGAAAAAAGAACGTTTAGCGCGTTTACAACAACGTATCAATCACCAAGCTATGCAATTCAGCCGTGCAATGTTAGGCACGGAACAACGTGTATTGGTGGAAGGTCCGTCTAAAAAAGACATTATGGAATTGACCGGTCGTACCGAAAACAACCGTATCGTTAACTTCCAAGGCACACCGGATATGATTGGTAAATTTGTAGATATTAAAATCACCGATGTTTATACCAACTCATTACGCGGCGATGTGGTTCGTACCGAAGACGAAATGGGCTTACGTGTCGTAGAATCTGCGGCAAGTGTGATTGCTCGTACTCGTAAAGAAGATGAACTGGGTGTCGGCAAATATGTCGTAAATCTGTAA